A region of the Stieleria neptunia genome:
GAACAAATCGACGCCGGCGATTATCCGCCCTGGGTGGAAAGCTACCTGGTCGCGATGCTGAGTGGCAGGACGGACAACGCGTTGCCGACGTGGTTCACCGAAACCACGGACCACGGCGATCCGTTGTGGGCGACGCTGAAATACTTGGGCGGGGCCGAAGCGGTCACGCAAGAAGTGTTTCGTCGTACGTCGGCGGGGCTGACCGATGTCAATCTGCCGGCCAAGCAGCGTCACGATGTCGCGGCGATGGTGGCGCTGCCGGCAGGCCCACGATGGAAAGCCCCGACGCTGGGGCCGATCGATGAATCGGTGGTCACCGAACCGATCGCGACGCGGGTGCCGACGGAATGTTTTTATCTGCGGTTTGGGCAGTTTTCCAATTACCTGTGGTTCCTGGATTTGGCGGCAGAGTACGGCGGCGACGTCGGCCGCATGGTCAAACTGCGTGGGACGGAAGTTCAAGCGACGGCGCAATTCCAGCGACAGATTTCGGTCAAAATCAACCAACTTTCCCGGACATTGGGCCCCACGGTCGTGCTGGACCAGGCGGTGATCGGACGCGACCTGTTTACGTCCGACGGCGCGTCGATGGGGGTGATCTTAAAATCGGCCAACGCGTTTCTGTTGCGTTCGTCGTTGTCGTCGGACCGTTCCAATCGCGCCCGCGGCGATGAGGCGGTGACGTTGAAGACGGTCAAGATCGCCGGGCGTGACGTGTCGTTTCTGTCCAGCGCGGACAATTCGGTACGCTCGTTTCTGGCCGAAGACGACGGCTATTTCTTGATCACCAACAGCAAGACGCTGGTGCGACGATTTTTTGAAGTCGGCCAGAGCGGTGAATCACTCGCCGCGACGGACTCGTTTCGTTTGTCGCGGTCGCTGGTGCCGACGACACGTGACGATACGATCTTTGCGTACTTCTCGCCCGAAATGCTGCAAGGTTTGGTTTCGCCCCAATACTTGATCGAGCTGCGGCGGCGGTCCAGGGCCGAAAGCGATGTCGCCCTGGTTCATCTGGCACGACTGGCCGCGACGGCCGAGGGAGTCAGCGCCGATGGCGATTGGGGATTGGGCGTCGAGGAGCTGATCGAAAAGGGATTTTTGCCGCTGTCGTTCGGCAACCGCAGCGACGGCAGCGGCGTGATCTCGGTCGGCGATCAAGTGATCGACACGCTGCGCGGCGTCCGGGGAACTTTCGTGCCGATCGCGGACATCGAGATCGAATCGGTCACACAGCAGGAATCTGATTGGTACACGCGGATCGCCAACGAATACAGTGAACGATTCCCGCAGATCGACCCGATCATCGTGGCGTTGCGTCGCGAAGACATTCCGGGCGACGACACGCTGGAACGGATCTCGATCCACGCCGAGATCGCTCCGCTGACCCCGGAAAAGTACGGCAAGTGGGCCAAGCAACTCGGTCCGCCGACTTCGGTCGCGATGCGATTTGCACCCGACGACATCGTCTCCGTCCAGGCCCACGTGGCCAGCGCCCAGATCGGCCCGCCGACTCACCTGTTCGCGGGCATCAAGGACACGTATCCGCCGGCACCGGACCAGTTTGACGGAATCCTGAAGACCTATTGGGCGCTCCGCGAGTTGCCGGCGTACTTGGGGGCATGGCCGCAACCGGGGGCGCTGGACCGATTGCCGCTGGGGCTGGGGCGTGGTCGACCGGTCGGCCCCGGTCTGTCCAAACTGCTCGGCGGCTTGTACCGATACAGCGGCGGAGGCTTTAGCGTGCTGTCGTTTCAGCCCGAGATCCTCAACGCCACGCTGCCGTTTTTGGAAGCGACCGACGTGGGGCAACCGGCGACGGCCCGCGGACGCGTCGGCAGTTTGCTGGGCAGCCAGTTGGAAGGCTGGGTCAACAACGAGCTGTATCAGAACGCGGCCCAAGCCAGTCGGGCGGGCGCGGAGTTTTTGAATCTTTTCTCCGAGCAACTGCATGTCGGTCCCGACGAGGCGATCGAGCAGGTCACGTTGGTGCTGGGTGTGCCGCTGCAATGCCCGTTGGGGGGCCGGTACGAGTATGACCCGATCGAAAAACGTTGGCAGAGCACGGCTTGGAACGGCAACGAACCGCTGCCGACACCGCCGGCCGACTACGTCGCGCCGTTGTTGAATTGGTTCCGCGGCGGAACGTTCACGATGACGCAGTATTCCGACCGCCTGGTCGCCGACGTGGAGATCACCGTCGCGCGGGGGCTGGTTACTGAGTAGGTCACGCTGTGCGTGACGGTTGGTATGCACAGCATACCCTACACCTGCCTACTGACTGAGCATGTTGCGGTACATGCTGATACCGGCCGGGCCGACGAGGACGACGAAGATGCCGGGGAAGATGAACAGGACGAGCGGGAAGATCATTTTCACCGCGGTCTTGGCCGCTTTTTCTTCGGCGATCTGACGTCGTCGCGTTCGCATCGCGTCACTTTGGACCCGCAGCGCCGCGGCGATGGAGGACCCGAATTTGTCGGCTTGGATCAAGATCGACGCGAGTTGTTTCAAGTCATCGACACCGCTTCGAAAGCCGAGTGCCTGGAGCACTTCGCTACGTGATCGTCCGAGTTGAAGCTGTTTGTTGGCGATGCCAAATTCTTCGCCGATCTCCTTGTGACTCTTTTCCATTTCGTCGGCGACTTTCCTGAGCGCCTGGTCCATCCCCAGGCCGGCTTCGACGCAGACGACCATCAAGTCGAGGGCATCGGGCAGACCGAGGAAGATTTTTTCCATCCGCTTTTTGGCCATCATCCCGAGTGTGAATTTCGGCACCATGAATCCGATGATCAGTCCGCCGCCGACTTTGATGATCATGTCTTGGCCGAAGCCGTTGGCGAACAGTCCGTAAGCGCTGCCGATGAACAGTCCGAGCGCGGAGGCACCGAGTTGGATGGTTTTGTAGACGATCGGTGCGGCTTCGCGTCGGAAGCCGGCGTTCATCAAGATTTCGCGGAGCTGGCCCATCTCTT
Encoded here:
- a CDS encoding type II secretion system F family protein — its product is MTLLLALSLNPVYVTAGAIFLFVTVGMWFVLARVSGDDKPRAEARLDMMRKRRAGQATAAAGDDTASKKNEALTAYLEKAATPLADKVSGNEKEMGQLREILMNAGFRREAAPIVYKTIQLGASALGLFIGSAYGLFANGFGQDMIIKVGGGLIIGFMVPKFTLGMMAKKRMEKIFLGLPDALDLMVVCVEAGLGMDQALRKVADEMEKSHKEIGEEFGIANKQLQLGRSRSEVLQALGFRSGVDDLKQLASILIQADKFGSSIAAALRVQSDAMRTRRRQIAEEKAAKTAVKMIFPLVLFIFPGIFVVLVGPAGISMYRNMLSQ